cttgggtgggaaatagtcatttggccaacaaataataattgattatttatttcctGAATAATCTTCCttccttttttaaattgatacccacatttaattaaaacttaaacgCCTTTGAGGCAATTTTGTTTCATGAGTCGGTGCACTCAAACAACAAGACTATTCTTattaaaatggccaaaggacttactcGCACCCCAAACCACCCCCTTTTTCCAAAGTATGttgattttccaaatttttctttgttaactttgaaaatcataTTTACCCATCTAtagacggttaaaattaactgagtccattagttatattattttcatcccttaaaccctaaaaactaacaattttctctcaaaccaagttttcaaaaataacatttccctccttagggtttccaaactttcaaattaaatttttcgaCGATGATCGATGATCTCCAAGCTACGTCTTTTCCTCTCTGGTGTCTCTTCCTTCTGGCCATGACCTTCTCGTCCACCTTGGTGTCGTAGTTgatgaagacgactcatcttcATCGAGACGGAGACAaagatgagtcgtcttcatTGACGATGATGTTGAGAAGGATGGGAAGGAGCACAACCTAAAGGAGGAGACGCCGGAGAGGAAGAGACGCCACTTAAAGATTGTCAAtcattgtcaaaaaatttaatctgaaagtttggaaaacctataggggaaaatgttgtttttgaaaacttaggttaggagaaattgttagattttaggGTTTAACGGGAGGGGGGAATCAAatgtaagtttatttttaatattatagataaaataacaattttatctttgataccgttaattttaactatttgtagataggtaaatgagattttcaaaattaatagaggGAAACATGAGaaatcaacatactttgggtgggaaatagtcctttggcctattaaaaTCCACTTTCACCCTCCACCGTTATGTTGGagattcaaagaaaaaatatttcatatttaataaaaatgagtaatatataagtataatatattagactttaatataagttaattggttttatataatatgagttttgattttcaTACTTATAgatctaatatatattcataGATGATATCAAAGCAAAAGTTAGATGTCAAGTCTAACAATCTAAAGTGTTTTAGATATAAGTGACAACATatccattaaaaaaaaggaCTCAACCAAATGATAGATTTAACCACTTATAGTGGTTATACTCAAGGGAGAATattagaaagtaaaaaaaaaaagaattttacgtctaataaaaatgagtggtatataaatatggtagattaaactttaacataaatcaattaattttgtgtaaaataaatttcaatcttCACATTTTTAGTCCTAAAATATATTCAGATACCTACGGTTTCAAACCAATATAAGACCTGTCCATCCCCTTTCAACCTTCACAGCCCGCGGGCGAAGTCGTTTTCTTGAACATTGTCTCAAGACCGCCGCCGTATTCCCCTTCATCCCACTCCTCAGACAGATCGTTTGGGACGGTCATTTTGGCTTTAGCTATTGCTGTGTCGGACATCACTGTAGGCGCCGCAGTCATAAACACAAACCCCACAAACAAAGCCACAACTCTCACCCCCGACAAGGCCAAGGGAGGAACATGGAATTCCAGCACTCCATCTCGAAGCAGCAAAGCCACAGCTTTCGTCCCAGAGAAAGGGCAATAGACATAGAGCTTGGGTTCGATAAGAATATTGCAGCTTCTAAACCTGTTACCAATGGACAAAATAGAGAGAGCAGCACCATTTCATCATTTCACACGGTAATTTTTTTGGGCCCATTTATCATGGCATTGCACATGTGACATATCACTTCCACCACGCGCCACCATCAATACCACACTCCACAACAAGGAGCGTGTGTCGAACCCAAAGCAAAAGAGAGTGTAACAAAAGTTTCACATTCCAGAGTCTTGGATGATTGAATTCAGTTACAGGTAGCCATCAGTGGAGCAAATTTTTAACCTACTGATTCTGGCAAAAAAAGTAATCAGTCAAAAACTGAGCGTTGCAGATATCAGCTGCAAAAAGATTTGTTACTGTTAAGGTGATACTCTTACCCTACCTCACTCTCCCAAATTTTGTTACACTTTGTCTCGTAccatttttttgcttttctttttaatgaaaacTGAGGGAGACATTCTTATAAAGCATTAATACTTTGTTCTAAAGCAAGGAGACAAAGGCATGCGACATTTGGAGACACCGGTGGAGTGGCTCAGGCCTTTTGTTGAGTCAAAGGCTTGGGACTACTGTGTTGTGTGGAAGTTGGGTGATGATCCTTCAAggtaaatttgtttttgtgcTACTCACGGTTTCGGtattattaatttcttgttATTAATGAAATGGGAATTTTGTAGGTTCATTGAATGGATGGGTTGCTGTTGCAGTGGGGGCGGTGGTAATTATGGCAACGTAAATGTTAAAGAGGAAAGAGAAGTACAGGTTCCTCTCTGCAGGGATGCTCACTTTAAGCATCCTGTAAGGTCTAACGCCTGCGAAGCTCTTGCTCTTTTGCCTTCTTTCATGCCTCTTTATTCTGGGTATATCactttcttcatcttcactGTTTCTTAACTGTAATATACTgagaaaactttttattttttgtttttatacgGGAATGAATCCAGGATCCATGGCGAGGTGGTGACAGCAAACAAACCCAGGTGGCTGAGCAATACCCATGCCTCGGACTCAACTCAATCCCCTGTGAGCtcttataaatactaaatttctCTTAGTTCGATCACATATGGCTCACCAACAAGACACAGTGCCTTAGGATTATGGTTTCAAGTTTCTTAACGActtgaaacaaagaaaaatgatgTGGGGTTTGCAATCTGTAGTATTGAAAGAATTTGCTGTTATCAATTAATTtgtgttgattttgatgaatgTTAATTTGGCAGGAATCAATTGGAACCCGAGTTTTTGTCCCAGTTTTTGGTGGTCTCATTGAGCTCTTTGCTGCCAAACATGTaaggttttgtttgaattattacTATTTCCAACTGTGAGACTGACATATATTATTCTTAGTAATGGAACTACAATTCCTCTTTTCAGATATCTGAAGATCAGAAGTTCCTAGAGTTAATTATAGCTCACTGTAATTTCTCTGTTGAACAAGTCCTGAGTGCAGGAAGTTATGCAAATTTGGATCTTAATGAAAGTTTTGATCCTTTGCTGGAGGAGAACTTACAAACTTACCCTCCTTCACTTCATTCGTTAACTTTCATCCCGAGGATACAGGTTCTTCCCCAAGTAACCCAATATAGCACCCATCTAAGCAACGAAGGATCGTCcaatatttacaatatttcaaatgaaaatccaTTATTTGACTCAAGTTATGGCTATGGCTATGCTCCTTTAAATGGGCCTCTGCAGCAGTCAATTAGGAAATCTTCTACCTGCAAAATAGCCAAGAAAGACAACACTGTCTTGAAAGAGCAAACAGGGTTGGTACTAAGTTGTGACAAAAAGGCTCCTCGAAAACCGGAAAAGGAACACTGCCATTCCAAGAATCTTATCACAGAAAGGAAGAGGAGGAACAAGATTAAAGATGGACTCTTTACTTTACGAGCTTTAGTTCCCAAGATCTCCAAGGTTAACACTATCTATttgttcaaaataatataatcaattgGATTCTTTGCCATTGTTTAACAATATATTGTGAATGATTTCTTGTAGATGGACAGAGCTGCTATTCTTGGAGatgctattgaatatataaaGGAGTTGCAGCAGGAGAAGAAGAAGCTCCAAGCTGAGCTCAAGGAAATTGAAGAACCGGACTGTAAAAAGGAGAATGCAGAAATTAAACAGTCAAATTTAGATGAGTTGCATGAAGGCACCACAAACATGTCTCCTACTGAGCACAATAAAAATACCCCAAGCTGTGGCGAAAATGAAAAGACAGAGGTATGAAGTACAACTAGCAGAACCTCAAATTTAACAGTTGTCACAGTTCTTACAGTTCTCCTTGTGTTCCTATACTTGAATTTATGCAATGAATATTTTCTAGGTGCAAATAGAAGTGAACCATATCAGCAAAAGAGATTTCTTGATAAAGTTATTCTGTGATCAGAAGCAAGGTGGGTTTGCAAGATTGATGAAAGCTATAAATTTTTTGGATCTTCAAGTAGTTGATGCTAATGTTACCACATTTAATGGAAAGGTCCTGAACATTCTCCGGGTTGAGGTAAGATTGATAGCAATGAACAGAATAAGGTGCTTACTCTTTTTTAAATACAGAATAGTTCAGTGTAGATCATTGGATCTTcgaagaatatatatatagtaatatcttatttattttttactgtaAAGGCCCGTAAGAAGGATACTCCATTAAAGAAGTTGAGAGACACATTGATCGAGCTGACAAGGTAGACAAATCAGCTAGCAGATAGAAAGTAAAGGAAAATTGAGGGCTCCTCCATTCAATCTAAACTTCATTTAACATTGTTCTTGTATAAGACAGCTATGATGTTGAATATGATTTAGCTTTAGCTGTTGAAACTATGGACGTATGAACTTGGCCTCTTCTTATTGGTTTCT
This sequence is a window from Mangifera indica cultivar Alphonso chromosome 5, CATAS_Mindica_2.1, whole genome shotgun sequence. Protein-coding genes within it:
- the LOC123216301 gene encoding transcription factor bHLH90 isoform X1, whose product is MRHLETPVEWLRPFVESKAWDYCVVWKLGDDPSRFIEWMGCCCSGGGGNYGNVNVKEEREVQVPLCRDAHFKHPVRSNACEALALLPSFMPLYSGIHGEVVTANKPRWLSNTHASDSTQSPESIGTRVFVPVFGGLIELFAAKHISEDQKFLELIIAHCNFSVEQVLSAGSYANLDLNESFDPLLEENLQTYPPSLHSLTFIPRIQVLPQVTQYSTHLSNEGSSNIYNISNENPLFDSSYGYGYAPLNGPLQQSIRKSSTCKIAKKDNTVLKEQTGLVLSCDKKAPRKPEKEHCHSKNLITERKRRNKIKDGLFTLRALVPKISKMDRAAILGDAIEYIKELQQEKKKLQAELKEIEEPDCKKENAEIKQSNLDELHEGTTNMSPTEHNKNTPSCGENEKTEVQIEVNHISKRDFLIKLFCDQKQGGFARLMKAINFLDLQVVDANVTTFNGKVLNILRVEARKKDTPLKKLRDTLIELTR
- the LOC123216301 gene encoding transcription factor bHLH90 isoform X2, which codes for MRHLETPVEWLRPFVESKAWDYCVVWKLGDDPSRFIEWMGCCCSGGGGNYGNVNVKEEREVQVPLCRDAHFKHPVRSNACEALALLPSFMPLYSGIHGEVVTANKPRWLSNTHASDSTQSPESIGTRVFVPVFGGLIELFAAKHISEDQKFLELIIAHCNFSVEQVLSAGSYANLDLNESFDPLLEENLQTYPPSLHSLTFIPRIQVLPQVTQYSTHLSNEGSSNIYNISNENPLFDSSYGYGYAPLNGPLQQSIRKSSTCKIAKKDNTVLKEQTGLVLSCDKKAPRKPEKEHCHSKNLITERKRRNKIKDGLFTLRALVPKISKMDRAAILGDAIEYIKELQQEKKKLQAELKEIEEPDCKKENAEIKQSNLDELHEGTTNMSPTEHNKNTPSCGENEKTEVQIEVNHISKRDFLIKLFCDQKQGGFARLMKAINFLDLQVVDANVTTFNGKVLNILRVEVRLIAMNRIRPVRRILH